A single region of the Methanomassiliicoccales archaeon genome encodes:
- a CDS encoding heterodisulfide reductase → MYGTVGKNIPGDDFYLFKSCQAGSWYPGIERALRYILERIGANFADDPRQSSCTGCGYHIGVIPLLTNVALNARNFSLVSHSDKTNMICTCPTCYANLKSCKGLLDEETPVGDRAIAALREAGIEYQGQVSINHVSEILRERLNHLLARSVHSMKGVRAVTHHGCHYSNIFYREVASGNFERPRVLDDIAEGFGCRTLDYPDRFLCCGVGFHHTLCNTDYPRSVLKRKYSGIIEVNPDVIITQCAGCTLNLDLYQENIMETLGVEKDIPVLYVTELVALLLGADPYDVIGLDMHAVPVEPLLENMGILGVGP, encoded by the coding sequence ATGTACGGTACGGTGGGGAAGAACATACCTGGAGATGATTTCTACCTTTTCAAGAGCTGCCAGGCTGGCAGCTGGTATCCGGGCATTGAACGGGCTCTCCGCTACATATTAGAGAGAATCGGTGCCAATTTCGCTGACGATCCCCGACAATCGTCATGCACTGGATGCGGATATCATATTGGAGTGATACCTTTGTTGACCAATGTCGCCCTGAACGCGAGGAATTTCTCATTGGTGTCCCACTCAGACAAGACCAACATGATTTGCACTTGCCCGACATGCTATGCCAACCTGAAAAGCTGCAAGGGTCTCCTTGATGAGGAAACACCCGTTGGAGATAGGGCCATTGCAGCTCTCAGGGAAGCTGGTATCGAATATCAAGGACAGGTTTCAATCAATCACGTCTCGGAGATCCTGCGCGAGAGGCTCAATCATCTCCTTGCAAGGTCTGTCCACTCGATGAAAGGGGTGAGGGCGGTCACTCACCATGGTTGTCATTATTCTAATATCTTCTATCGCGAGGTCGCATCTGGCAACTTCGAGAGGCCAAGAGTCCTTGATGACATAGCTGAGGGATTTGGTTGTCGTACTCTTGATTACCCGGATAGGTTCCTGTGCTGTGGGGTCGGCTTCCACCATACGCTCTGCAACACTGACTATCCCAGATCAGTTCTTAAGCGGAAATACTCAGGCATAATCGAAGTTAATCCAGACGTTATCATCACCCAGTGTGCCGGATGCACCTTGAACCTGGACCTCTACCAGGAGAACATTATGGAAACCCTGGGCGTGGAGAAGGACATCCCAGTCCTATATGTGACAGAGCTGGTAGCGCTCTTGTTGGGAGCTGATCCCTACGATGTCATTGGATTGGACATGCATGCCGTCCCAGTCGAACCTCTTCTGGAGAATATGGGTATATTGGGGGTCGGTCCGTGA
- a CDS encoding 4Fe-4S dicluster domain-containing protein yields the protein MQDHDRISSKLDDMKIDSYSGFQKCIQCGRCSASCPAALIYEDFTPRDIMRRLMMGEVENLVAGNEIWRCGQCFSCAARCPRDNSVANAILALRSQSLQRMPLNNEIRQIEASLKKNLYETGETILPSTLLLPLENLGGRTRERCFDNSKRKERLGYAGDTARATPLPKDALIEVRILLEKTGFR from the coding sequence ATGCAGGATCATGATAGGATATCATCTAAATTGGATGATATGAAAATCGACTCATATAGCGGATTTCAGAAATGCATTCAATGCGGAAGGTGCTCTGCCAGCTGTCCTGCCGCATTGATCTATGAGGATTTTACCCCCCGAGACATCATGCGACGTTTGATGATGGGAGAGGTAGAGAATCTCGTCGCTGGCAACGAGATATGGAGATGCGGTCAGTGCTTCTCTTGTGCTGCACGGTGTCCAAGGGATAACAGCGTGGCAAACGCCATACTCGCGCTAAGGAGCCAGTCGTTGCAGAGGATGCCCCTGAATAATGAAATAAGGCAGATCGAAGCGTCGCTGAAGAAGAACCTCTACGAAACTGGAGAGACCATACTGCCTTCGACCTTGCTCCTTCCACTTGAGAATCTGGGGGGTCGTACAAGGGAAAGGTGCTTTGACAATTCAAAGCGAAAGGAGCGACTGGGTTACGCAGGTGATACAGCTCGTGCGACCCCGCTACCCAAAGACGCCCTGATCGAGGTGAGGATCCTGCTTGAGAAGACCGGTTTTCGATAG
- a CDS encoding MarR family transcriptional regulator: MPRKSEKADPSYSVGTMTKKGPRKRTIISTIAILSGIIMIAVSLIFYQVGGGHQGGGDSYIWYGLENIILGIAGAFLLGLGVTYATLGENHRISSTGLERVREDAIPTATSDTIEVRSDSKGDSSEGGEVEGLVLRLLDGDERRMFLALRDAGGESLQKDLIEKTKMSNAKVTRVLDRLEEKGLIVKERHGMTNKVRIDIDRD; encoded by the coding sequence TTGCCCCGCAAATCTGAAAAGGCCGATCCCTCATATTCGGTAGGTACAATGACGAAGAAAGGACCTCGCAAGCGGACTATCATCTCCACGATCGCCATTCTATCAGGAATCATAATGATCGCTGTATCCCTGATATTCTACCAGGTGGGCGGAGGACATCAGGGTGGAGGTGACAGCTACATCTGGTATGGCCTGGAGAACATCATCCTTGGAATTGCAGGAGCATTTCTGCTGGGGTTAGGGGTAACCTACGCCACCCTTGGCGAAAACCATCGAATAAGCTCCACCGGGCTTGAGAGGGTCAGAGAGGATGCCATTCCTACTGCTACATCAGATACAATTGAGGTTAGGTCCGATTCCAAAGGAGATTCATCCGAAGGGGGAGAGGTAGAAGGGCTTGTTCTTCGCTTGCTCGATGGTGATGAGAGACGAATGTTCCTCGCTTTGAGGGATGCGGGGGGAGAATCGCTGCAGAAGGATCTGATCGAGAAAACGAAGATGTCTAATGCGAAGGTCACCCGGGTCCTTGACCGTCTTGAGGAAAAGGGCCTCATCGTGAAAGAGAGGCACGGAATGACCAACAAGGTGCGAATTGACATCGATCGTGATTGA
- a CDS encoding ABC transporter ATP-binding protein produces the protein MTRDITGTNGHEEASVSRLETMVRLLRYLTIKKTKLAGVVVLFFIGALSFLSISVLLGEAIENLTTVMDKDALLTTALYMLIAAFVSFITLFIAYRWLADITQTALYQLRKELFDHIQTLSLNFFDRQPIGELMSRITNDMDTVSVLYQAPIGTLILGAFMLVISVISMVFLSWELAIIALLVIPLILGLVWFLSKFAGPAFAALQDNLADLNGIMEETLDGERTVIAYRQQKHAADSLEDASVRARNSGAKAQILSLVINPLTVMSTYLDLAIVGLIGSVFVLRDIVSVGTLSSFLSLTLLFIFPLISIFANYNYIISAATGASRVFKIIDEKPQIVDRPSALPMKPVEGHVVFEEVDFSYIPGRKVLKKNTFEAKPGQMIGLCGPTGAGKSTIINILTRYYDIDSGTIVIDGQSVYDVTQESLRKQVGVVLQEAFLFSDTVMKNLKYAREGATDEECIEAAKKANCHEFITRLPQGYETVLSERGNNLSQGQRQLLTIARAMVANPRMLILDEATSNVDTRTEKAIQEALDNLQEGKTSFVIAHRLSTIKDADQILVINEGEIVERGTHEELMDRRGFYYNLYMTQYKGRVAEVIPFDDTEEVTI, from the coding sequence ATGACCCGCGATATCACTGGAACAAATGGTCATGAAGAGGCCAGCGTCTCAAGGCTGGAGACTATGGTCAGATTACTCAGATATCTAACGATAAAGAAGACCAAGCTTGCTGGCGTGGTAGTACTCTTCTTCATAGGGGCGTTATCGTTCCTCTCGATCTCCGTTCTTCTGGGAGAGGCGATCGAGAATCTTACCACGGTGATGGACAAGGATGCACTCCTAACCACCGCCCTTTACATGTTGATAGCCGCCTTCGTGTCATTCATTACGCTTTTCATAGCCTATAGGTGGTTGGCGGACATAACTCAGACGGCTCTCTACCAACTAAGGAAGGAGCTGTTTGACCACATTCAGACACTATCGTTGAACTTCTTCGACAGGCAGCCCATAGGAGAGCTGATGAGCAGGATCACCAACGATATGGATACCGTCTCTGTCCTTTACCAGGCGCCGATCGGAACACTGATACTTGGGGCTTTCATGCTGGTGATCTCGGTCATATCCATGGTGTTCCTCAGCTGGGAACTCGCCATCATAGCATTATTGGTTATTCCTCTGATCCTGGGTCTGGTCTGGTTCCTCAGCAAATTCGCGGGTCCAGCATTCGCTGCTCTGCAGGATAATTTGGCCGATCTCAATGGAATAATGGAGGAAACCCTGGATGGGGAAAGGACAGTCATCGCCTACAGGCAGCAGAAGCACGCAGCAGATTCTTTGGAAGATGCGAGTGTGAGAGCTAGGAACAGCGGGGCCAAGGCCCAGATACTGTCTCTAGTGATAAACCCCTTGACCGTGATGAGCACCTATCTGGACCTTGCCATAGTCGGCCTTATCGGTTCGGTCTTCGTGTTAAGGGATATAGTGAGCGTTGGCACCCTGTCCAGCTTCCTTTCGCTCACGCTCCTCTTCATCTTCCCTCTGATAAGCATATTTGCCAACTACAACTACATAATCTCGGCAGCAACTGGAGCGAGTAGGGTTTTCAAGATCATTGATGAGAAGCCCCAGATAGTTGACAGGCCAAGCGCCTTGCCAATGAAACCTGTCGAGGGACATGTGGTCTTCGAGGAGGTTGACTTCTCTTATATTCCTGGGAGGAAAGTCCTGAAGAAGAACACCTTCGAGGCGAAGCCGGGCCAGATGATCGGTCTCTGCGGTCCCACGGGGGCGGGTAAAAGCACTATCATCAATATCCTCACCAGGTACTATGACATCGATAGCGGAACGATAGTCATCGATGGACAGAGCGTATACGACGTGACTCAGGAGAGCCTACGGAAGCAGGTCGGAGTCGTGCTGCAAGAGGCTTTCCTGTTCTCGGACACTGTGATGAAAAACCTCAAATATGCAAGGGAAGGGGCTACTGACGAGGAATGCATAGAGGCCGCCAAGAAAGCAAACTGCCACGAGTTCATAACCCGTTTGCCACAGGGTTATGAAACGGTCCTGAGTGAAAGAGGGAATAATCTCAGCCAGGGTCAAAGGCAGCTACTCACCATCGCCCGTGCCATGGTGGCCAACCCCCGAATGCTAATCTTGGACGAGGCCACGAGCAATGTTGACACCAGAACCGAGAAGGCTATCCAGGAGGCCCTTGATAACTTGCAGGAGGGAAAGACCAGTTTTGTCATAGCCCATCGACTGAGCACCATTAAAGATGCTGACCAGATACTTGTCATTAATGAAGGAGAGATCGTGGAGCGGGGAACTCACGAGGAGCTCATGGATAGAAGGGGATTCTACTACAATCTGTACATGACCCAGTACAAGGGGAGGGTTGCGGAGGTCATTCCCTTCGATGACACGGAGGAGGTGACCATTTGA
- a CDS encoding ABC transporter ATP-binding protein, with protein MDQDALPHERKKQGTSWGRIEVAFFPALLRMMGIYRKAWKSLVISQIFVLLAGIFLMLVPAQISNIINYGIVEGDLNAVLDSALLMILFAFISGTFTMLNLVFAILFAEGTANYLRTRMYRKVQRFSFKNLDEYPTGELMVRLTNDIYQINLAVQLSVRFLLAAGFQIIIAVILVWYNSPSLVWIFLFVIPTGGLILGGIAYLLQKQYKVRQERTDDLNDILQEDLAGIRVVKTFVREEYESKRFDSANEALKGTSMKPLRSVALIIPSVFMILGVATAMVVWFGGVEIIDGGPTNVGELIAFSQYFFIILAQLWILSIVLPQITSAEASAARLGELIDSQPDIKDPPRPRPVDPSDIKGRIVFDNVSFSYEGVNGRESIRNINLVAEPGQTVAFLGATGAGKSTLVNLIPRFYDVTEGKVTIDGIDVRDMSQERLREIVGIALQEAVLFSGTAKGNISFGKPEATYDEIIEAARAADADGFISAIPESYEARVARRGANFSGGQRQRISIARAITVKPRILILDDSTSAVDVATETRIQEAMDELLKGTTKLVVAQRISTVLNADKIVLLDGGEMVAFGSHTELMTSSPLYREIFESQLGGLRRSDLT; from the coding sequence ATGGATCAGGATGCTCTCCCTCATGAGAGAAAGAAGCAAGGGACATCCTGGGGGAGGATAGAAGTGGCTTTCTTTCCGGCGCTGCTGAGGATGATGGGTATCTACCGTAAGGCGTGGAAATCCCTTGTCATCTCCCAAATATTCGTTCTTCTTGCTGGAATTTTCCTCATGCTGGTGCCGGCTCAAATATCCAACATCATCAACTACGGGATCGTAGAGGGAGATCTGAATGCGGTCCTGGACAGTGCTCTTCTAATGATACTATTCGCCTTCATTTCAGGCACATTCACCATGCTAAATCTGGTCTTTGCGATCCTGTTCGCCGAGGGTACCGCCAACTACCTGAGGACCAGGATGTATCGAAAGGTCCAGAGATTCTCATTCAAGAACCTGGATGAATACCCAACTGGAGAGCTGATGGTTCGCCTGACCAACGATATCTACCAGATCAACCTGGCTGTGCAGCTCTCAGTGAGATTCTTACTGGCGGCCGGTTTCCAGATAATTATTGCGGTGATCCTTGTTTGGTACAACAGCCCCAGTCTTGTCTGGATATTCCTATTCGTCATTCCCACTGGGGGGCTGATACTCGGCGGCATTGCATATCTCCTGCAGAAGCAATACAAGGTAAGGCAGGAGAGGACGGACGACCTAAACGACATTCTCCAGGAGGATCTAGCAGGCATCAGAGTGGTGAAGACCTTCGTCAGAGAGGAATACGAATCGAAGAGGTTCGACAGTGCTAATGAGGCGCTCAAGGGTACGTCCATGAAACCCCTTCGCTCGGTGGCACTGATAATACCATCCGTCTTCATGATATTGGGTGTAGCCACAGCCATGGTGGTGTGGTTTGGCGGCGTTGAGATCATCGATGGCGGACCCACCAACGTGGGAGAGTTGATAGCGTTCAGCCAGTACTTCTTCATAATACTGGCCCAGCTTTGGATACTCTCAATCGTGCTTCCTCAGATCACCTCTGCGGAAGCCTCGGCTGCAAGACTGGGTGAGCTCATTGATTCCCAACCCGACATCAAAGATCCGCCCAGACCAAGACCAGTTGACCCATCCGATATCAAGGGGAGGATCGTCTTCGATAATGTCTCCTTCAGCTATGAGGGTGTAAATGGCAGAGAATCTATCAGAAACATCAATCTGGTTGCCGAACCTGGACAGACCGTTGCGTTCCTAGGCGCTACAGGCGCTGGCAAATCCACCCTTGTCAACCTCATCCCCAGGTTCTACGATGTGACCGAGGGGAAGGTCACGATAGATGGTATTGACGTACGCGATATGTCCCAGGAGAGACTGAGGGAGATCGTGGGAATCGCACTTCAGGAGGCAGTCCTTTTCAGCGGAACCGCCAAGGGCAACATCTCTTTCGGCAAGCCAGAGGCGACATACGATGAGATCATAGAGGCGGCAAGGGCCGCAGACGCCGATGGCTTCATCTCGGCGATACCAGAGAGCTATGAAGCAAGGGTCGCTAGGAGAGGCGCCAATTTCTCTGGAGGACAGAGACAGAGAATATCGATTGCTAGGGCGATCACTGTCAAGCCTCGTATACTGATACTTGATGATAGCACCAGTGCTGTGGATGTCGCCACCGAGACACGAATCCAGGAGGCGATGGATGAGCTGTTGAAGGGGACCACCAAGCTGGTGGTCGCCCAACGGATAAGCACGGTACTCAACGCCGATAAGATCGTTCTTCTGGACGGCGGTGAGATGGTGGCTTTTGGAAGCCACACCGAACTCATGACCTCAAGCCCGCTTTACCGCGAAATATTCGAATCCCAGTTAGGGGGGCTGAGAAGGAGTGATCTGACATGA
- a CDS encoding helix-turn-helix transcriptional regulator, which produces MNHGCTVQRTVEYLGRKWALLILLELYKGGGSRRFSELKICLNDITPKVLSIRLKELEDEGLINKNVDSSTFPIKAEYSLTECGMEAIDIIKDIKRWALRWRVDNEICALQDCGDCEL; this is translated from the coding sequence ATGAACCATGGGTGCACCGTACAGCGGACCGTCGAGTATCTCGGGAGAAAATGGGCTCTGCTGATTCTCCTCGAACTATACAAAGGAGGCGGTTCACGAAGATTCTCCGAACTGAAGATTTGTCTAAATGATATCACCCCCAAGGTCCTGAGCATTCGCCTCAAGGAACTGGAGGACGAGGGCTTGATCAACAAGAATGTCGATTCATCTACATTTCCGATCAAAGCAGAGTACTCACTCACAGAGTGCGGAATGGAAGCCATCGACATAATCAAGGATATCAAGCGGTGGGCCCTTCGGTGGCGAGTGGACAACGAGATTTGCGCCCTCCAAGATTGCGGCGATTGCGAGCTCTGA
- the hcp gene encoding hydroxylamine reductase, which yields MFCFQCEETLNGQGCTKRGICGKPSEVAELQDLLINIMKGMAYKAEISNLNFDLGKVDAFIIDSLFSTITNVNFDPTHFQESVTQALALRDSIDVDDTDSLPEACTWVPSGPEDIQAKAREVGVLSTDNVDVRSLRELLIYGLKGIAAYYHHASVLGYEDSEVTDFIRRALASTLKELTVDEMTALVLECGTIGVRTMALLDKANTSTYGNPEITNVDIGTRGRQGILISGHDLLDLEELLKQTEGQGIDIYTHGEMLPANAYPELKRYEHLVGNYGGSWWRQKEEFESFNGPVLMTTNCLVPPKDSYKDRVYTTSIVGYPGLKHIPGKTGKEKDFSVIIEHAKSCDPPQQIESGKLIIGLAHKTVIDMAGDVLELVSQGKIKRFVVMAGCDGRHKDRDYYTKFAEALPSDTIICTAGCAKYRYNKLPLGDIEGVPRVLDAGQCNDSYSLVAIAMALAEALDVGINDLPISYNIAWYEQKAVLVLLALLSLGVKDITLGPNLPAFVSPNVLNVLVDKFNIRKNTSVDEDLPLLVPEV from the coding sequence ATGTTCTGTTTCCAGTGCGAGGAGACCCTCAACGGTCAGGGTTGCACGAAGCGAGGAATCTGCGGCAAGCCATCGGAAGTTGCAGAGCTTCAGGATCTGCTGATCAATATAATGAAGGGTATGGCATATAAGGCTGAGATATCCAATCTAAATTTCGATCTTGGAAAGGTGGATGCCTTCATAATCGACAGCCTTTTCTCGACCATTACCAATGTGAACTTCGACCCAACGCACTTCCAAGAATCTGTGACTCAAGCTCTAGCACTTAGGGATTCGATAGACGTGGATGATACTGATTCATTACCAGAAGCCTGCACTTGGGTCCCCAGCGGTCCTGAGGACATCCAGGCAAAAGCAAGGGAGGTCGGAGTACTTTCCACCGACAACGTTGATGTCCGCTCTCTCAGAGAGCTGCTGATATATGGGCTCAAAGGGATTGCAGCCTACTACCATCATGCCTCAGTCCTCGGCTATGAGGACTCCGAGGTCACTGACTTCATCAGACGGGCACTTGCCTCCACTCTCAAGGAGTTGACCGTAGACGAGATGACCGCCCTGGTGCTCGAGTGTGGCACGATAGGCGTCAGGACAATGGCCCTTCTCGACAAGGCAAATACTTCCACCTATGGTAATCCCGAGATAACCAACGTTGATATTGGAACTAGAGGCCGACAGGGAATACTGATCAGCGGTCACGATCTTTTAGACCTTGAAGAGCTGCTGAAGCAGACAGAAGGTCAAGGGATCGACATTTACACCCATGGTGAAATGCTTCCAGCGAACGCCTATCCTGAGTTGAAGAGGTACGAACACTTGGTGGGTAACTACGGAGGTTCTTGGTGGCGGCAGAAGGAGGAGTTCGAGAGCTTCAACGGTCCCGTACTCATGACCACCAACTGCCTGGTTCCCCCTAAGGATTCGTACAAGGACCGGGTGTACACCACCAGCATCGTGGGCTACCCTGGGCTGAAACATATCCCAGGAAAGACAGGGAAGGAAAAGGACTTCTCAGTTATCATCGAGCACGCCAAGTCATGTGACCCGCCTCAACAGATCGAATCTGGGAAATTGATAATCGGTCTCGCTCACAAGACGGTGATCGACATGGCCGGGGACGTTCTTGAACTCGTTAGTCAGGGCAAGATCAAAAGGTTCGTCGTGATGGCCGGTTGTGACGGTAGGCACAAGGACCGGGATTACTACACCAAGTTCGCGGAGGCTTTGCCATCGGATACCATCATATGCACTGCGGGTTGTGCGAAGTACCGTTACAACAAGCTTCCACTGGGAGATATAGAGGGTGTTCCGAGAGTGCTGGACGCTGGACAGTGCAATGATTCCTACTCCTTGGTGGCCATTGCTATGGCGCTGGCTGAGGCATTGGATGTAGGGATAAACGACCTTCCGATATCCTATAACATCGCCTGGTACGAACAGAAGGCTGTCCTGGTTCTCCTCGCCCTGCTGAGCCTGGGCGTGAAGGATATAACCTTGGGGCCCAACCTTCCAGCGTTTGTTTCCCCCAATGTTCTTAATGTCCTTGTCGACAAGTTCAATATCCGGAAGAACACCTCTGTGGATGAGGATCTACCATTGCTAGTCCCTGAGGTATAG
- a CDS encoding 4Fe-4S dicluster domain-containing protein → MKRSIISIDEDLCDGCGQCADACPEGAIQIIDGKARLVSGIFCDGLGACIGDCPTGAISIKEREAEVYDERRVMENIIKKGEGTIRAHLKHLKDHGETGYLKEALEFLEEKGIDVDFEGLKKPQAKIPMVSSEFPGGGKASSLIVTEGSELSHWPVQMHLISPTAPQYRDADLVLAADCVAFASGRFHQDFLKGKSLAIACPKLDSGLDRYLEKLVSLIDEARVRTITVVTMEVPCCQGLTRLVKEAIGRAERKVPLELVVISTAGEVLKREWINLS, encoded by the coding sequence ATGAAGAGGAGCATAATCAGCATCGATGAGGACCTCTGTGATGGCTGCGGCCAATGCGCAGATGCCTGTCCCGAGGGTGCCATACAGATAATCGACGGGAAGGCCCGTTTGGTGAGTGGGATATTCTGTGATGGCCTGGGGGCATGCATCGGTGACTGCCCGACTGGGGCGATATCCATAAAGGAAAGGGAAGCAGAGGTTTACGATGAGCGCAGGGTGATGGAGAACATCATCAAGAAGGGAGAGGGAACCATCAGGGCGCATCTCAAGCATCTGAAGGATCATGGGGAAACTGGTTACCTGAAGGAAGCCCTTGAATTCCTGGAAGAAAAAGGAATTGATGTGGATTTCGAAGGCTTAAAGAAACCCCAAGCGAAAATACCCATGGTTTCATCAGAGTTTCCGGGTGGGGGAAAAGCGAGCTCGTTAATAGTTACGGAGGGGTCAGAGCTCAGTCACTGGCCGGTCCAGATGCATCTTATCTCCCCTACCGCCCCACAGTACAGGGATGCTGATCTCGTCCTTGCAGCGGACTGTGTGGCATTCGCCAGCGGGAGGTTCCATCAAGATTTCCTGAAGGGGAAGAGCCTCGCCATAGCCTGTCCAAAGCTTGACTCTGGTCTTGATCGATATCTTGAAAAGCTGGTATCACTCATCGACGAGGCCCGCGTAAGGACAATCACCGTGGTGACCATGGAGGTACCGTGCTGCCAGGGCCTTACCAGATTGGTGAAGGAGGCAATAGGAAGAGCAGAGAGGAAGGTGCCGTTGGAGCTCGTAGTGATCAGTACAGCTGGAGAGGTCTTGAAAAGGGAATGGATCAACCTGAGCTAA
- a CDS encoding HAD hydrolase family protein, whose translation MDYDDIGEIIGYEGRQFITDGEGPVTKNDNAFEISCELIEDGDRLFSLVSKYDDVLADIIRKPRYKAGDTLRLILPFLKAYGATDRNMIEFSRKNILMVPGAEKTMRFVNELMPAFIVSTSYEHYVNAVCETIGFPFENAYCTTLRIDSARMSDWERDILRNYAREITRLPMIEIPDRAISLDDFDDKSRQTIERLDLLFWEEMTDLSTYQLILEVNPVGGDEKANSILEIQRSTGIGLESTMYLGDSITDVQALQLVRDGGGVAVSFNGNAYAVREAEICVISPNTVVTSVLAETFSTAGREGIMNLVENWEVEFLRRSGCVHDYLIKELERVFPDKLPTLERITFNNIDRLTRESSAFRKTVRGLEIGSLG comes from the coding sequence ATGGATTACGATGATATCGGGGAGATCATAGGGTATGAGGGTAGGCAGTTCATCACCGACGGGGAGGGACCGGTCACCAAGAACGATAACGCTTTCGAGATATCCTGCGAGTTGATAGAGGACGGGGATCGTCTATTCAGTCTTGTTAGCAAATACGACGACGTGCTCGCGGACATCATCCGAAAGCCAAGGTACAAAGCAGGGGATACCCTCAGACTGATCCTTCCCTTCCTGAAAGCATATGGTGCCACTGATCGCAACATGATCGAGTTCTCGCGCAAGAACATACTCATGGTCCCCGGTGCCGAGAAGACCATGCGCTTCGTGAACGAGCTCATGCCCGCGTTCATTGTGTCGACGAGTTACGAGCACTATGTCAACGCCGTGTGCGAGACGATCGGATTTCCATTCGAGAATGCCTACTGTACCACATTGAGGATCGATTCGGCAAGGATGTCTGACTGGGAGCGTGATATCCTTCGCAACTATGCGAGAGAGATCACCCGGCTTCCGATGATAGAGATACCAGATAGAGCCATTTCCTTGGATGACTTCGACGACAAGAGCAGGCAGACCATAGAAAGGTTGGACCTGCTATTCTGGGAAGAGATGACCGACCTCTCAACATACCAGCTTATACTCGAGGTGAATCCAGTGGGAGGGGATGAGAAGGCTAATTCCATTCTTGAAATACAGCGTTCTACCGGAATTGGGCTCGAGAGCACCATGTACCTTGGGGACAGTATAACAGATGTACAGGCACTTCAGCTTGTGCGAGATGGTGGAGGTGTCGCTGTCTCGTTCAATGGTAATGCTTATGCGGTCAGGGAAGCAGAGATCTGTGTGATCTCACCGAACACTGTCGTCACCTCGGTGTTGGCGGAGACATTCAGTACCGCAGGAAGGGAGGGGATCATGAACCTAGTGGAGAACTGGGAGGTGGAGTTCCTGAGGCGCTCTGGTTGTGTTCATGATTACTTGATCAAGGAACTTGAGAGGGTCTTTCCAGACAAGCTACCCACTCTTGAGAGGATCACCTTCAACAACATCGATCGTCTCACTAGGGAGAGTTCCGCATTCAGGAAGACTGTGAGAGGATTAGAGATAGGTAGCCTTGGTTAG
- a CDS encoding phosphoribosylglycinamide formyltransferase — translation MLRIGWFSTGRDEAARELLKTVTKRKEEGFFEISIEFVFSNWEEGEEPEQKDFKEREEFFELIHAYGIPIVTLSWKKFEPALKKEDKERWRIEYGREMRKLLSSHPFDLGILAGYMLWVDDESCQEFDLINLHPALPGGPKGTWQEVIWQLIEQKAEKQGAMIHLTTPEWDEGPALTYCSFSLRTDEYLPLWEQMENKLRTRSLKDIISEEGETEPLFKRIRTDGEMRELPLLAQSIKLFADGKVFIRDQRLYVEGVHLDEAYDLTKEVDEEISR, via the coding sequence ATGCTGAGGATCGGATGGTTCTCCACGGGAAGGGATGAGGCGGCCAGGGAACTTCTTAAGACCGTCACTAAACGAAAGGAGGAGGGTTTCTTCGAAATCTCCATCGAGTTCGTCTTCAGCAACTGGGAAGAGGGGGAAGAGCCGGAACAGAAGGACTTCAAGGAAAGAGAGGAGTTCTTCGAACTTATTCACGCCTATGGAATTCCAATCGTCACTCTTTCCTGGAAGAAATTCGAGCCTGCCCTCAAAAAGGAGGACAAGGAGCGATGGAGAATTGAATACGGTAGAGAGATGAGGAAACTTCTCTCCAGTCATCCATTCGACCTCGGGATTCTGGCAGGATACATGCTCTGGGTAGATGATGAATCCTGCCAGGAGTTCGACCTCATCAACCTGCACCCGGCGCTACCTGGAGGTCCGAAAGGAACCTGGCAGGAGGTCATTTGGCAGCTGATAGAGCAGAAGGCTGAGAAACAGGGAGCGATGATCCACCTCACGACCCCGGAATGGGACGAGGGGCCCGCCCTGACCTACTGCTCGTTCTCTTTGAGGACGGATGAGTACCTGCCCTTGTGGGAACAGATGGAAAATAAACTCAGGACCAGGTCCCTGAAGGACATCATCAGTGAGGAGGGGGAAACAGAGCCCCTCTTCAAGAGGATCAGGACTGATGGAGAGATGAGGGAACTTCCCCTGCTCGCCCAATCCATCAAGCTCTTTGCTGATGGGAAGGTATTCATAAGGGACCAGAGACTTTACGTGGAAGGTGTTCATCTAGATGAGGCATACGACCTTACCAAAGAGGTTGATGAGGAAATATCCAGGTAG